One window from the genome of Helicobacter pylori encodes:
- the dprA gene encoding DNA-processing protein DprA, producing MKSHFQYSALENIPKAFDILKDPPKKLYCVGDTKLLEAPLKVAIIGTRRPTPYSKQHTITLARELAKNGAVIVSGGALGVDIIAQENALPKTIMLSPCSLDLIYPTNNHKVIQEIVQNGLILSEYEKDFMPIKGSFLARNRLVIALSDAVIIPQADLKSGSMSSARLAQKYQKPLFVLPQRLNESDGTNELLEKGQAQGIFNIQNFINTLLKDYHLKEMPEMEDEFLEYFAKNPSYEEAYLKFGDKLLEYELLGKIKRINHLVVLA from the coding sequence ATGAAAAGCCATTTCCAATACAGCGCGCTAGAAAATATCCCTAAAGCCTTTGACATTCTCAAAGACCCCCCTAAAAAACTCTATTGTGTGGGCGATACCAAGCTTTTAGAAGCGCCTTTAAAAGTGGCTATCATAGGCACAAGAAGACCCACCCCTTACAGCAAGCAACACACGATCACTCTAGCCAGAGAGCTTGCTAAAAATGGCGCGGTTATTGTGAGCGGGGGAGCGTTAGGCGTGGATATTATCGCTCAAGAAAACGCCTTACCAAAAACCATCATGCTTTCGCCTTGCAGTTTGGATTTGATCTATCCTACGAACAACCATAAAGTGATCCAAGAAATCGTGCAAAACGGCTTGATTTTAAGCGAATACGAAAAGGATTTCATGCCCATTAAAGGCTCTTTTTTAGCCAGAAACCGCCTGGTGATCGCTTTAAGCGATGCGGTCATTATCCCCCAAGCGGATTTAAAAAGCGGCTCTATGAGCAGCGCGAGATTAGCCCAAAAATACCAAAAACCCTTATTTGTTTTACCCCAACGCCTGAATGAAAGCGATGGCACTAATGAACTTTTAGAAAAAGGGCAGGCTCAAGGGATATTTAATATTCAAAATTTTATAAATACCCTTTTAAAAGACTACCATTTAAAAGAAATGCCTGAAATGGAAGATGAATTTTTAGAATATTTTGCGAAAAACCCCAGCTATGAAGAAGCGTATCTCAAATTTGGGGATAAGCTTTTAGAATACGAGCTGTTGGGTAAGATCAAGCGCATCAATCATCTCGTGGTGTTAGCATGA
- the pyrG gene encoding glutamine hydrolyzing CTP synthase gives MDRAKFIFVTGGVLSSLGKGISSSSIATLLQHCNYQVSILKIDPYINIDPGTMSPLEHGEVFVTSDGAETDLDIGHYERFLNRNLTRLNNFTTGQIFSSVIENERKGEYLGKTIQIVPHVTDEIKRRIKSAAKGLDFLIVEVGGTVGDMEGMFYLEAIRQLKLELGNEKVINVHVTLIPYIQTTNELKTKPTQHSVQELRRLGVTPQIILARSPKPLDKELKKKIALSCDVEQDSVIVATDTKSIYACPILFLQEGILTPIARRFNLNKLHPKMAAWNTLVEKIIAPKHKVKIGFVGKYLSLKESYKSLIEALIHAGAHLDTQVNIEWLDSENFNEKTDLEGVDAILVPGGFGERGIEGKICAIQRARLEKLPFLGICLGMQLAIVEFCRNVLGLKGANSTEFNQRCEYPVVYLIEDFMDQNHQKQVRTYNSPLGGTMRLGEYECEIMPNSLLEKAYKKPSIKERHRHRYEINPKYRQEWENKGLKVVGFGANHLIEAIELEDHPFFVGVQFHPEFTSRLQSPNPIILDFIKSALHKS, from the coding sequence ATGGATAGAGCCAAATTTATATTCGTTACAGGGGGCGTGTTAAGCTCTCTAGGGAAAGGGATTTCATCTTCTTCAATCGCTACGCTTTTACAACATTGCAATTACCAGGTTTCTATTTTGAAGATTGACCCTTATATTAATATTGATCCAGGCACCATGAGCCCTTTAGAGCATGGGGAAGTGTTTGTAACTAGCGATGGCGCTGAAACGGATTTAGACATCGGGCATTATGAACGCTTTTTGAACAGGAATTTAACCAGGTTGAATAATTTCACTACCGGGCAGATTTTTTCAAGCGTGATAGAAAACGAAAGGAAAGGGGAATATTTAGGCAAAACCATTCAAATCGTCCCCCATGTAACCGATGAGATCAAAAGGCGCATTAAAAGCGCGGCTAAGGGGTTGGATTTTTTAATCGTGGAAGTGGGCGGAACCGTGGGCGATATGGAGGGCATGTTTTATTTGGAAGCGATCCGCCAGCTTAAATTGGAATTAGGGAATGAAAAAGTCATTAATGTGCATGTAACCTTGATCCCTTATATCCAAACCACTAACGAACTAAAAACCAAACCCACGCAGCATTCCGTCCAAGAATTACGGCGTCTTGGCGTAACCCCTCAAATCATTTTGGCGCGATCGCCTAAGCCTTTGGATAAAGAATTGAAAAAGAAAATCGCTTTGAGTTGCGATGTGGAGCAAGACAGCGTGATTGTGGCCACAGACACTAAAAGCATTTACGCATGCCCCATTCTTTTCTTGCAAGAAGGCATTTTGACCCCCATTGCCAGACGCTTTAACTTGAATAAACTACACCCCAAAATGGCGGCTTGGAACACTTTAGTAGAAAAGATTATCGCTCCTAAACACAAGGTCAAAATTGGTTTTGTGGGCAAGTATTTAAGCTTAAAAGAATCTTATAAATCCTTGATTGAAGCCTTAATCCATGCGGGCGCGCATTTGGATACGCAAGTCAATATTGAATGGCTGGATAGCGAGAATTTTAACGAAAAGACGGATTTAGAGGGCGTTGATGCGATTTTAGTGCCTGGGGGCTTTGGAGAAAGGGGGATTGAGGGCAAAATTTGCGCCATTCAAAGGGCTAGGCTAGAAAAACTCCCCTTTTTAGGGATTTGTTTGGGCATGCAATTAGCGATCGTGGAGTTTTGCCGCAATGTTTTGGGTTTAAAAGGGGCTAACTCTACGGAGTTTAACCAACGCTGCGAATACCCTGTGGTGTATTTGATTGAAGATTTTATGGATCAAAACCACCAAAAACAGGTGCGCACCTATAATTCGCCATTGGGTGGCACCATGCGATTAGGGGAATACGAATGCGAAATTATGCCAAACAGCTTGTTAGAAAAAGCTTATAAAAAGCCTAGCATTAAAGAAAGACACCGCCATCGTTATGAAATCAACCCCAAATACCGCCAAGAGTGGGAAAATAAGGGCTTGAAAGTGGTGGGCTTTGGGGCGAATCATTTGATTGAAGCGATTGAACTAGAAGATCACCCTTTCTTTGTGGGGGTGCAATTCCACCCGGAATTCACCTCCAGGTTGCAAAGCCCTAACCCTATTATTTTGGATTTCATTAAGAGCGCTCTTCATAAATCCTAA
- a CDS encoding tetratricopeptide repeat protein: MLVFIGGGLMAKPNPEELFDLGVKSIEAKDYIQAKKYFEKACDLKEGRGCGALGDLYDDVEKNLIKAAQLYTKACELKEGVGCGNLGVLYYNGDGVKRDSKKAAQYVSKACKLGDQEACKALKEK, encoded by the coding sequence ATGCTTGTGTTTATTGGGGGGGGGTTAATGGCCAAGCCAAACCCTGAAGAGCTTTTTGATTTGGGCGTAAAGAGTATTGAAGCGAAAGATTACATTCAAGCTAAAAAATATTTTGAAAAAGCATGCGATTTGAAAGAGGGTAGGGGGTGTGGTGCTTTAGGGGATCTGTATGATGATGTAGAAAAAAACTTAATAAAAGCCGCTCAACTTTACACTAAAGCGTGTGAGTTAAAAGAAGGTGTGGGGTGTGGTAATTTGGGGGTGTTATATTATAATGGGGATGGGGTGAAACGGGACTCAAAAAAAGCCGCTCAATATGTCTCTAAAGCCTGCAAATTAGGAGATCAAGAAGCATGCAAGGCGCTCAAAGAAAAATAA
- the minD gene encoding septum site-determining protein MinD, with amino-acid sequence MAIVVTITSGKGGVGKSTTTANLAIGLAESGKKVVAVDFDIGLRNLDMILGLENRIVYDVVDVMEKNCNLSQALITDKKTKNLSFLAASQSKDKNILDKEKVAILINALRADFDYILIDSPAGIESGFEHAILHADMALVVVTPEVSSLRDSDRVIGIIDAKSNRAKRGEEVHKHLIINRLKPELVANGEMISIEEVLKILCLPLIGIIPEDHHIISATNKGEPVIRTDCESAKAYQRITRRILGEEVEYVEFKAKRGFFSALKGIFS; translated from the coding sequence ATGGCAATAGTAGTTACTATCACTTCAGGCAAGGGGGGCGTGGGTAAAAGCACCACCACGGCTAATTTAGCGATCGGCTTGGCTGAGAGCGGTAAAAAAGTCGTAGCGGTTGATTTTGACATAGGCCTTAGGAACTTGGATATGATTTTAGGCTTAGAAAATCGCATTGTTTATGATGTGGTGGATGTGATGGAAAAAAATTGCAACCTTTCGCAGGCTTTAATCACGGATAAAAAGACTAAAAACCTTTCTTTTTTAGCGGCTTCACAAAGCAAGGATAAAAATATTTTAGATAAGGAAAAAGTAGCGATTTTAATCAACGCTTTAAGGGCGGATTTTGACTATATTTTGATTGATTCACCGGCTGGGATTGAAAGCGGTTTTGAGCATGCGATTTTGCATGCGGACATGGCGTTAGTGGTGGTAACGCCGGAGGTAAGCTCTTTAAGGGATAGCGACAGAGTGATTGGCATTATTGACGCAAAGTCTAATCGGGCCAAAAGGGGCGAAGAAGTGCATAAGCATTTGATAATCAATCGCTTAAAACCTGAGTTAGTGGCAAATGGCGAGATGATTTCTATAGAAGAAGTGCTTAAGATTTTGTGCTTGCCTTTAATTGGGATCATTCCAGAAGATCACCATATTATTTCAGCGACCAATAAGGGCGAGCCGGTGATTCGCACGGACTGCGAGAGCGCGAAGGCTTACCAACGCATCACCAGACGGATTTTAGGCGAAGAAGTGGAATATGTGGAATTTAAGGCTAAAAGAGGCTTTTTTAGCGCGTTAAAAGGGATATTTTCATGA
- the fliG gene encoding flagellar motor switch protein FliG, producing the protein MATKLTPKQKAQLDELSMSEKIAILLIQVGEDTTGEILRHLDIDSITEISKQIVQLNGTDKQIGAAVLEEFFAIFQSNQYINTGGLEYARELLTRTLGSEEAKKVMDKLTKSLQTQKNFAYLGKIKPQQLADFIINEHPQTIALILAHMEAPNAAETLSYFPDEMKAEISIRMANLGEISPQVVKRVSTVLENKLESLTSYKIEVGGLRAVAEIFNRLGQKSAKTTLARIESVDNKLAGAIKEMMFTFEDISKLDNFAIREILKVADKKDLSLALKTSTQDLTDKFLNNMSSRAAEQFVEEMQYLGAVKIKDVDVAQRKIIEIVQSLQEKGVIQTGEEEDVIE; encoded by the coding sequence ATGGCAACCAAGCTTACCCCCAAACAAAAGGCTCAATTAGACGAACTTTCCATGAGTGAAAAAATCGCTATTTTACTCATTCAAGTGGGCGAAGACACCACAGGCGAGATTTTAAGGCATTTAGACATTGACTCTATTACAGAGATTTCTAAGCAAATCGTGCAATTAAACGGCACAGACAAGCAAATCGGCGCGGCGGTTTTAGAGGAATTTTTTGCGATTTTTCAGTCTAACCAATACATCAATACCGGCGGTTTAGAATACGCTAGAGAGCTTTTAACCAGGACTTTAGGGAGCGAAGAAGCTAAAAAAGTGATGGATAAACTCACTAAAAGCTTGCAAACGCAAAAAAACTTCGCTTATTTAGGCAAAATCAAACCCCAACAACTCGCTGATTTCATCATTAACGAACACCCTCAAACCATTGCCTTGATTTTAGCCCACATGGAAGCCCCTAATGCGGCTGAGACTTTGAGCTATTTTCCTGATGAAATGAAGGCTGAGATTTCTATTAGAATGGCGAATTTAGGCGAAATATCGCCCCAAGTGGTTAAAAGGGTTTCCACGGTGTTAGAAAACAAACTAGAATCGCTCACTAGCTATAAAATTGAAGTGGGTGGCTTAAGAGCGGTGGCTGAAATCTTTAACCGCTTAGGCCAAAAGAGCGCTAAAACCACGCTCGCTCGCATTGAAAGCGTGGATAACAAGCTCGCCGGCGCGATTAAAGAGATGATGTTCACTTTTGAAGACATATCCAAACTAGACAATTTCGCTATCAGAGAGATTTTGAAAGTAGCGGATAAAAAAGACTTGTCTTTGGCGCTAAAAACTTCTACCCAAGATTTAACCGATAAATTCTTAAACAACATGAGCAGCAGGGCTGCAGAGCAGTTTGTAGAAGAGATGCAGTATCTTGGCGCGGTCAAAATCAAAGATGTGGATGTGGCTCAAAGGAAAATCATTGAAATCGTGCAGAGCTTGCAAGAAAAAGGCGTGATCCAAACCGGCGAAGAGGAAGATGTCATTGAATAG
- a CDS encoding PAP2 family protein: MAENSFKNVSTQPKPFFLLPVKTLFLLGGVFSAFFILIVGLVFFDYANSMDNAIFSLMRSNSSSPILDQTLRRVVFLGSSQFVLPLSLLVGVFLSLYRRNLALGVWFVLSVILFEALLESLKYLFTHSIQWLSHSANFPSAIALSLTLFYGLLVLLIPHLITHQIFQNILSYSLFGLILLIGLALIVLGVSFSSVLGGLCLGALGACFSIGIYLSVFQKI; the protein is encoded by the coding sequence ATGGCTGAAAATTCTTTCAAAAATGTTTCCACACAACCCAAACCATTTTTTTTATTACCAGTGAAAACCCTGTTTCTTTTAGGAGGCGTTTTTAGCGCATTTTTTATCCTTATTGTTGGCTTGGTTTTTTTTGATTACGCTAATTCAATGGATAACGCCATTTTTAGCTTGATGCGTTCAAATTCTTCTAGCCCTATTTTAGATCAAACGCTCCGACGCGTTGTTTTTTTAGGTTCTTCTCAATTCGTGTTGCCTTTGAGCTTGTTAGTGGGGGTGTTTTTAAGCCTTTATCGCAGAAATTTAGCGCTTGGGGTGTGGTTTGTGCTAAGCGTGATCTTATTTGAAGCCCTTTTAGAATCTTTAAAATACCTTTTTACACACTCCATTCAATGGCTTTCGCACAGCGCTAATTTCCCTAGCGCTATTGCGCTTTCTTTGACGCTATTTTATGGGTTGCTTGTTTTATTGATACCTCATTTGATCACGCATCAAATATTTCAAAACATTCTTTCTTATAGTTTATTTGGTTTGATTCTTTTGATAGGCTTAGCGCTGATTGTTTTAGGGGTGTCTTTTAGCAGTGTTTTAGGAGGGCTTTGTTTAGGGGCGTTAGGGGCTTGTTTTTCCATAGGGATTTATTTGAGCGTGTTCCAAAAGATCTAA
- the fliF gene encoding flagellar basal-body MS-ring/collar protein FliF: MDLKILLQRIVDFFIKLNKKQKIALIAAGVLITALLVFLLLYPFKEKDYAQGGYGVLFEGLDSSDNALILQHLQQNQIPYKVSKDDIILIPKDKVYEERITLASQGIPKTSKVGFEIFDTKDFGATDFDQNIKLIRAIEGELSRTIESLNPILKANVHIAIPKDSVFVAKEVPPSASVMLKLKPDMKLSPTQILGIKNLIAAAVPKLTIENVKIVNENGESIGEGDILENSKELALEQLHYKQNFENILENKIVNILAPIVGGKNKVVARVNAEFDFSQKKSTKETFDPNNVVRSEQNLEEKKEGASKKQVGGVPGVVSNIGPVQGLKDNKEPEKYEKSQNTTNYEVGKTISEIKGEFGTLVRLNAAVVVDGRYKIALKDGANALEYEPLSDESLKKINALVKQAIGYNQNRGDDVAVSNFEFNPMAPMIDNATLSEKIMHKTQKILGSFTPLIKYVLVFIVLFIFYKKVIVPFSERMLEVVPDEDKEVKSMFEEMDEEEDELNKLGDLRKKVEDQLGLNATFSEEEVRYEIVLEKIRGTLKERPDEIAMLFKLLIKDEISSDSAKG, from the coding sequence TTGGATTTAAAGATATTATTGCAACGGATTGTTGATTTTTTCATCAAGCTCAATAAAAAGCAAAAAATCGCCCTGATTGCAGCCGGGGTTTTGATCACCGCCTTGCTTGTGTTTTTATTGCTCTATCCCTTTAAAGAAAAAGACTACGCGCAAGGGGGTTATGGGGTTTTATTTGAAGGCTTAGACTCTAGCGATAACGCTTTAATCTTACAGCATCTCCAGCAAAACCAAATCCCTTATAAAGTCTCCAAAGATGACATCATTCTTATCCCTAAAGATAAAGTGTATGAAGAAAGGATCACTTTGGCTTCTCAAGGGATCCCTAAAACGAGTAAAGTGGGCTTTGAAATCTTTGACACTAAAGACTTTGGGGCGACTGATTTTGATCAGAACATCAAACTCATTCGCGCCATTGAGGGGGAATTGTCGCGCACGATTGAAAGTTTAAACCCCATTCTTAAAGCCAATGTGCATATTGCAATCCCTAAAGACAGCGTGTTTGTGGCTAAAGAAGTGCCTCCTAGCGCTTCAGTGATGCTCAAACTCAAGCCTGACATGAAGCTTTCACCCACTCAAATTTTAGGGATTAAAAATTTAATCGCTGCAGCTGTGCCTAAACTCACGATAGAAAACGTGAAAATCGTGAATGAAAACGGCGAATCAATAGGCGAGGGCGATATATTAGAAAACTCCAAAGAATTAGCCCTAGAACAATTGCATTACAAACAAAATTTTGAAAACATTTTAGAAAATAAGATTGTCAATATCTTAGCCCCTATTGTGGGGGGTAAAAACAAGGTGGTCGCAAGGGTCAATGCGGAGTTTGATTTCAGCCAAAAGAAAAGCACTAAAGAGACTTTTGATCCCAATAATGTTGTAAGGAGCGAGCAAAATTTAGAAGAAAAAAAAGAAGGCGCTTCTAAAAAACAAGTCGGCGGTGTGCCGGGGGTTGTGAGCAATATCGGGCCTGTGCAAGGATTGAAAGACAATAAAGAGCCAGAAAAATACGAAAAGTCTCAAAACACGACCAATTATGAAGTGGGTAAAACCATTAGCGAGATTAAGGGCGAGTTTGGCACTTTAGTGCGTTTGAATGCGGCGGTTGTGGTGGATGGCAGGTATAAAATCGCGCTTAAAGATGGGGCAAACGCTTTAGAATACGAGCCTTTGAGCGATGAATCGCTTAAAAAAATCAACGCTCTAGTGAAACAAGCCATTGGCTATAACCAAAATAGAGGCGATGATGTGGCGGTGAGCAATTTTGAGTTTAACCCTATGGCACCCATGATTGATAACGCTACTTTGAGCGAAAAAATCATGCACAAAACTCAAAAAATCTTAGGTTCATTCACGCCTTTAATCAAGTATGTTTTGGTGTTTATAGTGCTATTTATTTTCTATAAAAAAGTGATTGTGCCTTTCAGCGAACGCATGCTGGAAGTGGTGCCTGATGAAGATAAGGAAGTGAAATCCATGTTTGAAGAAATGGATGAAGAAGAAGATGAATTGAACAAATTGGGCGATTTGAGAAAAAAAGTAGAAGATCAATTAGGGCTTAATGCAACCTTTAGCGAAGAAGAAGTAAGATACGAAATTGTCTTAGAAAAGATTAGAGGGACCCTTAAAGAGCGCCCTGATGAAATCGCAATGCTCTTTAAACTCCTAATCAAAGATGAAATCTCTTCAGACAGCGCGAAAGGCTAA
- a CDS encoding RluA family pseudouridine synthase produces the protein MPFVEEEFEILKPTKALFLVRDVLKCSLKEAQRHLDKQRLKQNQQAVRKSQMIQGVVRLIHFKPNEKTQTLVFETKDFGVFDKPAQVYTHPKGYFYHESLLDCIQSHLGKNAHPAHRLDYETSGLVLAGKTLQSAKDLKVLFMQKKVEKTYLALTHGLVDKSIIIDKPILTPQNIQKDLRIRSQISPLGKPSITLVEPLSYNPFLDISLLKITPLTGHTHQIRLHLSSINHKIVGEGLYGVADENAREYLQLKRENNAPLLMLHASSLEFEFKGAIYKIASPMPERFMPFLKD, from the coding sequence GTGCCTTTTGTTGAAGAAGAATTTGAAATTTTAAAACCCACCAAAGCCTTGTTTTTGGTGCGCGATGTTTTAAAATGCTCTTTAAAAGAAGCCCAACGGCACCTTGACAAGCAACGCTTAAAACAAAACCAACAAGCCGTGCGTAAATCTCAAATGATTCAAGGGGTCGTTCGCTTGATTCATTTCAAGCCCAATGAAAAAACTCAAACGCTTGTTTTTGAGACTAAGGATTTTGGCGTGTTTGACAAACCCGCTCAAGTCTATACCCACCCTAAAGGCTATTTTTACCATGAAAGCTTATTAGATTGTATCCAATCGCATTTGGGTAAAAACGCCCACCCAGCCCACAGACTGGACTATGAAACGAGCGGGTTAGTGTTAGCGGGCAAAACCTTACAGAGCGCTAAGGATTTAAAAGTGCTTTTCATGCAAAAAAAAGTGGAAAAAACTTATTTGGCGCTAACGCATGGGTTGGTGGATAAAAGTATCATAATAGATAAGCCCATTCTAACGCCACAAAACATTCAGAAAGACTTGCGCATTCGATCTCAAATTTCTCCTTTAGGCAAGCCTTCAATTACCCTTGTTGAGCCTTTAAGCTATAACCCTTTTTTGGATATAAGCTTGCTTAAAATAACCCCGCTCACCGGGCACACACACCAGATCCGCTTGCATTTAAGCAGTATAAATCACAAGATCGTGGGCGAGGGGCTTTATGGGGTGGCAGATGAAAACGCTAGAGAATACCTTCAATTGAAGCGTGAAAACAACGCCCCATTACTCATGCTCCATGCCTCTAGTTTAGAGTTTGAATTTAAAGGGGCGATCTACAAAATCGCTTCCCCAATGCCCGAACGCTTCATGCCTTTTTTAAAAGATTAA
- the ruvX gene encoding Holliday junction resolvase RuvX: MILACDVGLKRIGIAALLNGVVLPLEAILRHNKNQASRDLSDLLREKNIQVLVVGKPNESYADTNARIEHFIKLVDFKGEIVFINEDNSSIEAYDNLEHLGRKNKRLATKDGRLDSLSACRILERYCQQVLKNH; the protein is encoded by the coding sequence ATGATTTTAGCATGCGATGTGGGGTTAAAACGCATTGGCATCGCTGCACTTTTAAACGGCGTTGTCTTGCCTTTAGAAGCGATTTTACGCCACAACAAAAATCAGGCCTCTAGGGATTTGAGCGATTTATTGAGAGAAAAAAATATTCAGGTGCTAGTGGTGGGCAAGCCCAATGAAAGCTATGCGGATACGAACGCACGCATTGAGCATTTTATCAAGCTTGTAGATTTTAAGGGCGAAATCGTTTTTATTAATGAAGATAATTCTAGCATAGAAGCTTATGACAATTTGGAGCATTTGGGTAGGAAAAATAAGCGGCTCGCTACCAAAGACGGCCGGCTAGACTCTTTGAGCGCTTGCAGGATTTTAGAGCGCTATTGCCAGCAGGTTTTAAAAAATCATTAG
- the minE gene encoding cell division topological specificity factor MinE: MSLFDFFKNKGSAATATDRLKLILAKERTLNLPYMEEMRKEIIAVIQKYTKSSDIHFKTLDSNQSVETIEVEIILPK; the protein is encoded by the coding sequence ATGAGTTTGTTTGATTTTTTTAAAAACAAAGGGAGCGCGGCTACTGCAACAGATAGATTGAAATTGATTTTAGCCAAAGAGCGCACTTTAAATTTACCCTACATGGAAGAGATGCGTAAAGAAATCATTGCCGTTATCCAAAAATACACTAAATCTTCAGACATCCATTTCAAAACCCTTGACAGCAACCAGAGCGTGGAAACGATTGAAGTAGAGATTATATTGCCTAAATAG
- the recJ gene encoding single-stranded-DNA-specific exonuclease RecJ: protein MKQKLKAQIKERMASIAYNEKGFPSPFLFKDLKKAALKIIEAMRANTEILVVGDYDADGVISSTIMAKFFESLNYKHVRIAIPNRFMDGYGISKKFLEKHHAPLIITVDNGISAFEAARFCKEKNYTLIITDHHCLHHEEVPDAYAVINPKQSDCDFIQKEVCGALVAFYLCYGIHKLLGKEKSRSSELLCLAGVATIADMMPLTFFNRFLVSKALYFLQKESLGAMGFLRQREVFRKRSLKASDISFNIAPLINSAGRMQDAKMALDFLSANNFQDGYSLYERLKACNMKRKMIQQQVFEEAFKHAMVGEKIIVAFKDNWHEGVLGIVASKLVEATQKPSLVFTFKEGVYKGSGRSSPNIDLIDALNGVSSLLLGYGGHRQACGLSVGKNNIVSLFETLENFDFKVLPFYETEPPLTLKLKDIDRELLEIIEMGEPYGQENPEPLFQAQNLEVIEEKIIKESHQILRFKDKECVKEAIYFSAERFLKAGEKVSVLFSVELDECSNEPKMFVKSLL, encoded by the coding sequence ATGAAACAAAAGCTTAAAGCTCAAATCAAAGAGCGCATGGCTTCTATCGCTTATAATGAAAAAGGGTTTCCTAGCCCCTTTTTATTTAAAGACTTGAAAAAAGCCGCGCTCAAAATCATAGAAGCCATGCGTGCAAACACAGAAATTTTAGTGGTGGGCGATTATGACGCTGACGGCGTGATTAGCTCTACTATCATGGCAAAATTTTTTGAAAGCCTGAACTATAAGCATGTCCGCATTGCAATCCCTAATCGCTTCATGGATGGCTATGGGATTTCTAAAAAATTTTTAGAAAAACACCACGCCCCTTTAATCATCACGGTGGATAACGGGATTAGCGCCTTTGAAGCCGCGCGATTTTGCAAAGAAAAAAATTACACCCTTATCATCACAGATCACCATTGCTTACACCATGAAGAAGTCCCAGACGCTTATGCGGTGATCAACCCCAAGCAATCGGATTGTGATTTTATCCAAAAGGAAGTGTGCGGGGCGTTGGTGGCGTTTTATTTGTGCTATGGTATCCACAAGCTTTTGGGCAAAGAAAAAAGCCGTTCTAGTGAGTTGTTATGCTTAGCGGGCGTGGCGACTATTGCTGATATGATGCCTTTGACTTTTTTTAACCGCTTTTTAGTTTCTAAAGCCTTGTATTTTTTGCAAAAAGAATCCTTAGGGGCGATGGGGTTTTTACGCCAAAGAGAAGTTTTTAGAAAACGCTCTTTAAAAGCGAGCGATATTTCTTTTAATATCGCCCCTTTAATCAATTCCGCAGGGCGCATGCAAGATGCGAAAATGGCTTTAGATTTTTTAAGCGCGAATAATTTTCAAGATGGCTATTCTTTGTATGAACGCTTGAAAGCATGCAATATGAAGCGTAAAATGATCCAACAGCAGGTTTTTGAAGAAGCCTTTAAGCATGCGATGGTTGGAGAAAAAATCATCGTCGCTTTTAAGGATAATTGGCATGAGGGCGTGCTTGGGATCGTGGCTTCAAAATTAGTGGAAGCCACTCAAAAGCCAAGCCTGGTTTTTACCTTTAAAGAAGGGGTGTATAAGGGGAGTGGGCGTAGCTCTCCAAACATTGATCTCATTGACGCTTTGAATGGGGTTTCTTCTTTATTGCTCGGCTATGGAGGGCATAGGCAAGCGTGCGGGTTGAGCGTTGGAAAAAACAATATCGTCTCGCTCTTTGAAACTTTAGAAAATTTTGATTTTAAAGTTTTACCTTTTTATGAAACAGAACCCCCTTTAACGCTCAAATTGAAAGACATTGACAGAGAGCTTTTAGAGATTATAGAGATGGGCGAACCTTATGGGCAAGAAAACCCTGAGCCTTTATTCCAGGCGCAAAATTTAGAAGTCATAGAAGAAAAAATCATTAAAGAAAGCCACCAAATTCTGCGTTTTAAGGATAAAGAATGCGTCAAAGAGGCTATTTATTTTAGCGCTGAGCGGTTTTTGAAAGCGGGCGAAAAGGTGAGCGTGCTTTTTAGCGTGGAATTAGATGAGTGTTCTAATGAGCCTAAAATGTTTGTTAAAAGTTTGTTGTAG